The Rathayibacter caricis DSM 15933 genomic sequence GCGGCCCCTCCTGGCTCGTTCTGCACCCTCCCGTCAAGCGGGTGCAGAGCGGACGGAGCCCGGCCTAGGGTCGGGCCGATGGCTGAGACGCGTGCGCAGAGACTCCGCAGGACCGATTCGAGCAGTCGCGGGTACACCCGCGTCCGCGCTGGCTCCGGATTCAGCTACCGCGACCCGAAGGGCGTGACGGTCACCGACCCCGAGCTCCGGGCCCGCTTCGATGCGCTGGGCATCCCCCCGGCGTGGAAGGACGTCTGGATCGCGCCGTACCCCAACGGTCACATCCAGGCGATGGGCGTCGATGCGGCCGGCCGTCGGCAGTACATCTACCATCCGACCTGGCGCGAGCAGAAGGACCGGATCAAGTTCGACCGCGCACTCCGTCTGGCCGAGTCGCTGCCGAGCGCGCGCCGCGCGGTGACGATGGACCTCCGTCGCGACGGCTACGGCCGCGAGCGTGCTCTCGCAACCGCGTTCCGGATGCTCGACACGGGCTCCCTCCGCGTGGGGAGCGAGCGCTACGCCAAGGAGCACGGCAGCATCGGCCTGTCGACGCTGCTGTGCTCGCACGCGACGACCCACGGCGATCGCGTCGCCCTCGCCTTCCCGGGCAAGAGCCATCAGGCC encodes the following:
- a CDS encoding DNA topoisomerase IB, whose protein sequence is MAETRAQRLRRTDSSSRGYTRVRAGSGFSYRDPKGVTVTDPELRARFDALGIPPAWKDVWIAPYPNGHIQAMGVDAAGRRQYIYHPTWREQKDRIKFDRALRLAESLPSARRAVTMDLRRDGYGRERALATAFRMLDTGSLRVGSERYAKEHGSIGLSTLLCSHATTHGDRVALAFPGKSHQAWTSEILDHDLASVVRSLKRRGPNARLLAWKDGREWRPLSAPEINDYVREKAGDDFTAKDFRTLHGTVAAALSLARTGPKPTQRARNSAIAQAMRDASEVLGNTPTVARASYVDPRVLDHYRAGETIDPARPNSAETTLRALLYE